A genome region from Meriones unguiculatus strain TT.TT164.6M chromosome 2, Bangor_MerUng_6.1, whole genome shotgun sequence includes the following:
- the Srp19 gene encoding signal recognition particle 19 kDa protein produces the protein MACAAARSPADQDRFICIYPAYLNNKKTIAEGRRIPISKAVENPTATEIQDVCSAVGLNAFLEKNKMYSREWNRDVQYRGRVRVQLKQEDGSLCLVQFPSRKAVMLYVAEMIPKLKTRTQKTGGADPSLQQGEGSKKGKGKKKK, from the exons ATGGCCTGCGCAGCCGCACGGTCCCCGGCCGACCAGGACAG GTTTATTTGTATCTACCCCGCTTATTTAAATAACAAGAAGACCATAGCTGAGGGGAGGCGGATTCCCATAAGTAAG GCTGTAGAAAACCCCACTGCTACTGAGATTCAGGATGTGTGCTCAGcagttggactgaatgcatttctAGAG aaaaacaaaatgtacTCCAGAGAGTGGAATCGTGATGTTCAGTACAGAGGCAGGGTCCGCGTACAGCTCAAACAGGAAGATGGCAGCCTCTGTCTCGTACAGTTCCCATCAC GTAAAGCCGTGATGCTCTATGTAGCAGAAATGATCCCCAAACTaaaaacaagaacacaaaaaacaggAGGTGCTGACCCAAGTCTTCAGCAAGGAGAGGGGAGtaaaaaggggaaaggaaagaagaagaaatga